Part of the Vigna unguiculata cultivar IT97K-499-35 chromosome 3, ASM411807v1, whole genome shotgun sequence genome, acaagtttAGACTTCGTTACCTTAAcaatgtaagtttacatgagagggagaaatagaatatgtgatgaacaatattgtattaaagaatacataatgttgtactctttttccttcactaggtttttttatcccaaagggtttttcctagtaaggttttaacgagacacattcttttatcaatggacactcaagggagagcgttatgaattaatgattgtccattgatttgatacatttactcatatgattcatatgattgatactcatatgattcattactctttatgtaaatatttgtattaactaagttgatttgtttccttgatggattacatattgtatctataaataggactcttcctatcaataataatacacagatgagttgctccctattctctattgtttcttctcttctttatcATCTATTATTCTTTCtctgttattcgctttatttcataataatatatatatatatatatatatatatatatatgcaaaaaCTATAGATCTCCATATTATAatgtataaatttgtattttattttataagtttagtAATGACTGTAATATAATGATACATACTAGTTTTCTATGCTTTATGATTATCAGTtatgaaatgttttatttaatgattttatactattaaataaGATGTTACATATCACATGTCAGTATACATACACATATTTTACTATGGTAATGATTATATTTAACAATGTTAATTCAAGAATAATACAAGTTATTAGGATCAAATTtgcatatttattaaattttaggtattaaaaatattaaaaacaagtgagattttaatacaaatatatggaccaattttggagatattaaaaattcatttagaccaatatttttatttattaaaaatttacattattttgtataaaactaCTTTTAAATACacaaattagttattattaaaagatatataaagtggtttattcaaatatttgattgCATCATGTTCATTTTGTGAAAGTGGTGAAAATCTGTTAGGAATCTAAGTGTGATTCTAAGTCctacattggctagaaatgagaaagtggagcactatataagaataaagatcccataaacctattgccttaagagtggtgtcaatgtctgATGTGGTTGAGCTCAGGTCTTATTGGTGTGTTatatctccccagtgaaactTCCTCTGTAATCCTGACAAAATCTCACTacaataaataagtaaatgtatcaaaaatattatttttctttaaattgaataactaatcaataattataatcataCTTGCAGCAAGGGCACATACCCTTAAATCGAAAGTgctttaaaatacatattaaaaacaaaagaataattacAGCTTTTTAAGAGAATAATTAGTTAAAAGTTTTTTAGGAATAATTAACTAAATGCAAGTTCCATTACTATTCATTCTTTagtatgtaaaatatatattaattttatatttttttatttattcactaACTGAAAATGGTTCATCATATCCTTCTTGTTATGATAACTCTGACACACGTCTCTTAACCTATCTGCATTGTATTCATATATGCTCTGATACATGTTTTTGTCGTTATATGTTCTTATACATGTTCAGGCTCCAACACGTTTAGTCCCTCATATAAGAGTACATAATGTGTaagcaaattttttttcttacaatattAAAAGGAATCTATGGTTATATCTGctaaaaaatatttctcatttttataaagaaatttttagtaaacattaatatttatgtctttttttatataaaattaacattgttAGTTGTCATAATAAGAAAAGAAGCTATGGTTTAACTAAGAATGAGTTAATACTAATAAGGTTAAAggtttaattttatgttttaaaaacaaCACTGACTTTttgataaaactaaaattatttgttataataagaaaagaggAGATGATTACTCTAAAATTGagtttaataataacaacacgTAAGTTTTAATCTTATGTCTCATTATTGACAaccaaattttgataaaaacaaGTCAAGGTAATAATCTACATAATGTAAACTATTAGTATCAATAGAAGGTAATAAAAGCATTAAATAATGCTAAAAGCGCTAAATGATATAGAAGACAATCAAACGCTAAATGCAAGTAGTGTGCAATAGCTGAAGTTTTCAAGATACTTTGACACATGTACCACTAATCGAAATGAGAATactaaaagtaaatttattaacGAAAATTGAACATTATGGTAGAGGAGAATGAGAAACAAGAAAAGTATCGACAAAAGTTTGAATTTCTAATAAAGCTCTAACACAAAATCCTATGAAGAACATTGTCATAGGCTCATTTAAGAGGGATTCACGTTCTCCTAAATGGATGCGAaagattttgttattaattagaaatgtttttaacttttctattttGAATTACTTGTTGGACTTTTCTTGTAAGCTTTAGTGGACCTTATGTTGTTATTAATGCAATCCTGTCTAGATATATGTATCATTCTCATGTACACTAAAAAGGCAATGAAGAATTTTATCCTATCTTCCTAGATTAGGGTTAATAGTAGTAGTTGCTTATCATTTTGATACTTTCATTATTACCTATCATGTCTCTTAAAAACTCTACAAAAGATGCCAATGAATCACTTAAGGCCATTTATAATCTCCTCACCTCCAAGCAAGCTCACATGGAATCCCAGGATACTCGTGATAAACTTCTCCAACAAACCATGGATGAAAAACATGACACTTTGAATGCTTCCATTGAAGCTCTAATCTCTCAGGTTTCCACCATTTCTACTTCCACTATTGCTTTACCTTCTTCTAGCTACATTTCTTGCCCCCCTCTTGATCCTCATTCCTAATACACCATTTCCCTTCCTTTAACCAACAACCCTCGTTATGGTATGTTGTATTCATTTATGGTAATACAACCCATACCACCACCTGTTCTATCTTATCATGCCACCTCTACCACTATACAATTTCATTCTTCTTCTAATACCTCATCCTCACAAACACCCACTCGACCATACCCGTTCCAACATTCCCACAACTCTTTTACCCCCACCTTATGTTTTCTCCCTTCCACCCCCATATTATTCCCCACCTTCTCCAAAATTTCACCCACCTAAACTACACCTAGCCCCATTTGATGGATCTAAGCTCTTGATTGACTTTTCTAAGCcgaacaatattttgttttatatcaaGTGCCCATAGATCAACGATTATATCTACCTTCCTTTTACACGAAAGGGGATGCCCTAAGTTGGTATAAGTGGATGTCTTAAAATGCTTAATTTACTAGTTGGGATTCTTTTACAAAAGCTCTAGAAACACGTTTTAGGCCATCAACATATGAAAATCACCAGGTAGAATTATTTAAGCTCTGCCAATACAACTCTGTGGCAGATTATCAAGCCAACTTTGAAAAATTGTGTAATCGAATTTTGGGCTTCTCACCTAATGTGATTCTCAACTGCTTCATTTCTAGTGTTAACCCTAACATTCGATGATAATTAGCCATCCAAAAACCTAACACAATCTCCAAAGCTATTAGTTTAGACAAACTCATTAAAGCCAAATTGAAAGATACCAAACCTAgttttttctaaaaacccatcCCCACCAATACAAAACCCCCTTCACCTTCCTTCCCAACCTAACCCGCCAAAGACTAGTACCTTACCTCACCCTACTAACTAACCCACCTTACCCATCAAACGCCTAACATCAGCCAAACTTCAAGAACGTCAAGCCTTAAGTTTATGTTACAATTGGAAAGAGAAATTTGTCCTAGGCCACAAATGTGCAACCTcatgttttcttctcttattaGTGGAAGGAGAAGCCAACAATATTGTTGAAAAAGAACATTCTACTGAAGAGACCTACATTGAACCTCCCCTTCGTTCTAACTATCCCTTCAAGCATTAATAGGACAACATTCAtcacaaaccttaaaatttcaatattttatccATAATTTACTAGTTACAGTTCTAGTGGATTCGGGAAGCTCTCATAACCTCCTACAACCTCGCTTAGCCTACCACTTGCAACTACCCATCACCACTATATCTCCATTCTCTATCATGGTGGACAATGGGCAAAGAATCCTACGTGAGGGCCTTTGCCCCCAAGTTGATATTTATCATCAGTCTACCCTGTTCCAAATTTCCTCTTACCTTCTTCCTATTGAAAGTGTTGATGTTGTTTAGGGAATAGAATGGTTAAGCACATTGGGCTCAATTGCAACCAATTTTGTTGTTCCAAATATTTCCTTTACCCATTCGAATTCAATCATTACACTCCTAGAAGATTCTTCCTTAAAACTCCAACCGACTTCCTATAACCAACTTTGTCACTCAGTTTATATAGACTCCATTGCATCTTTTCACtgttaaattttatctcaatcACTTCCAAGTCTTGCTATTGCCAACAATAGAACAACCAACACACCAAGCCTAAGAACCAACTTCTACTAACCTTCCCCCACCAATCCAAACACTCATAACCCAATACTTAAATGTTTTCTCCAAACCTCAAGGCTTGCAACCTCCTCGAGCCCATGACCACCATATCACACTACTTCTTAATACCTTACCCACAATTGTTAAACCCTATAGCTACCCACATTTCCAAAAAGACATTATATCCAAAATGATCCAAGACATGCTTCAAGAAGGCATTATCTCCATGAGTAAATGCCCTTTCTCCTACACGGTCCTTCTAGTTAAAAAAAAGGATGACACATGGAGATTATGTGTTGATTACAAAGCCTTAAATGTCATCAACATTAAAGCTTGTTTCCCTATCCCCACCATTGATGAACTCCTTGTTGAAATTACGCTTTgctactattttttctaagattgATTTGTGCTTAGGGTACCACCAAATTCGTGTCCATCCAACAGATACTCACAAAACTGCTTTTAGAACCTCTGATGGCCATTATGAGTTCTTAGTTATGCCTTTTGGGCTAACTAATGCACTATCTACTTTTCAATTAGCCATGAACGACTTACTTAGACCCCATCTAAGACAATTTGTTCTAGTTTTTTTTATGGGATTCTCATTTATAGTCATGAGCTTGATTCTCATCTCATTCATTTAAAATTGGTTTTAGTGCTTCTATCATCTAACCAATTTTATGCTAAATTTTCTAAGTGCACTTTTGTTGTCAGCTCTATTACATATTTGGGTCACATTATTTCAATTGCAGATGTATCACCAAACAACAACAAGGTCTAAGCCATTTTACAATGGCTTGAACCACGATCTCTCACACCTTTACATGGATTCCTTGGTCTCATAGGTTTCCATAGACGCTTTGTAAAAAATTGTGCCTTTCTCGTTGTTATTCTCACTGATTTACTATGTTCCACTAAATTTACTTGGAGTACAAAGGTTGCTAGGGCATTTACAACATTGAAGCTACACATGGCTAATACCAAATTTTACAAAGTCATTTGACATTGAAACAAATGCTTCTAGTGTGGCCATTGTCGTTGTTCTGAGCCATGAAGGTTACGCCATTGCCTTCTTTAGCAAAAAAATGTGTCCACGACTTCAAAGATGTTTGCCATCACGAAAGTTGTTAAAAATTTGTTAGGTCAACCCTTAAAAATTTTTACATATCAGAGAAGTTTAAATGCGTTGATGACTTAAACAATACAAATTCCAGAACAACAAAAATGGACTGCAAAGTCTCAAGGATTCCAATTTGAGAGTTTTTACAAACCTGGCCGAACGAACGTGGTTGCTGATGCCTTGTCAAGACAAACCCATGAACCTTTGTTTGCTTCCCTTTCCTCTCTGATGCCGTAACTTTTTCACACACTCCGAAAATTTTACAAGGACCATCAAGAAGGGCATGAGTTAAATTATAAGACTCAAGATCCAAACTTTCATTTTAATCAAGGGTTATTGTATTATCAGAACCGTATTTACATACCTAACTTTGAAAATCTTTGCAAGCTTTTGTTAATAGAATTCCACTCTAGCGCTTTAAGAGGTCATTCCGACACCAAGCCAACTCTGGTTAAGATTGCAACTTCCTTCTTTTGGTTAGGACTCCAAAGTGACACCAAACAGTTTGTCCAACAATGTCTCATATGCTAATAGAATAAATATGTATCAGCTAAGAAGCAAGGTTTATTGTATCCGTTCCACCATCAATTGGACATACTACAATCTGGGTCATTTGTGATTGCCTCACAAAATACGTTAATTTTCTTGCTCTTTCAAAACATTACACAGTTGCAACCTTGACTTTGCATTTTTGTGTTGAAATCTTTAAGCTTCATGGGACTCTGAAATCCATCATCTCAGACCATGATCTGATTTTTCTTAGTGCTTTTTGGAAGGAATTTTTCAAGCTACAAGGTACATATTTGAAGTTCAGTTCAACATACCACCTAGAAATGAACGACCAAATCGAGGTGCTAAATAGAGGATTGAAAACTTGCCTTCGTTGTTTTTTGCAATGACGACCCACATCATGAAATAAATTCCTCCATCTAGCAGAATACTAGGACAACACATCTTATCATTTTGCCATTTAGATGCCACCATTTCAAGATCTATATGATTGTCCACCACCATTATTTCTAGCACTCCTTTCGAGTCACCATCCACCTGCATCACCCTCTGCTATAATACAACAACATCAAACCATCTTAGACATTCTCAAAGAGAACCTCTAACGAGCAAGACAACAGATTGTTGAACAAGCGAATAAGAACATACAAGATCATACCTTTCAAGTACAAGACTAGGTATGGTTGAAGCTTCAACAATATTGGCAAGTAGTCGTACGCTGACAACATGCTAACAAGTTAACTCGAAAATGTTACGGACCCTTCTAAATCCTTCGTCGCATTAGTTCGGTTACATACGAACTACAACTTTCACAAGAAGCACAAATCCATCATGTATTTCATGTTTCTCTCCTTCGTCCCTTCAATGGCCCAACACCGCATATTATTAATCGTCTTCTCAAAATCCCTCTCATAGAAGACAATGTATCCTCCACTCTCGAAACCCTTTTGATACCCTTTTCCTCTTCTGCTGCCCAAAAAGAAGCCTCTACATTATCTCATTTATcctgatggacgtccttggtgtaggagaggaaggaaatccatggagaatgatgaggaggagatggagtgcagcggaatttggagaaATAGATGAAAATAGCTCTctgaaatggagaatttggtgaagatgaagagtagaagtggagctatggtatggaaggtggctagaggacatgaaggagaaggttagccatgtgtgctctcaaattaatagaagtgtggagtgctcacaaacactagcatctattagcaattcaagagtaatcattacaatatttgagtggctctatttataggcacatggccggccaaatgaagagaaaatgcaacaaagatgaaatgcaaatgtagcttggagaagaagcttgattgtagaccatgtgatgtagtagatgagtcttgatgatgccaagtggcatatcacactctccttgcccaagtcacaagcaccatgcttccatcacattttccttgcttagttcatgctttgcttgcatccaaatggAGAGTCACTCAAATAATTCTTGGCCAAAGGTAgcaaattgggctcggcccaattgATCCCAaaaagtgttctagcttttattgaaaacaaagcctaaacaatgacccaatttaaatctagactacttccttcatgcatcatctcatattttagagatttctttagcccatgtgaataatgtaaaaagtccatgattgacttgatcatcttgtgagaggcccatgtgaatctttctcatcatgcttctagtgattgggcctttatgtgggcttgggcttgttgatgcatttgaggttgggcttgttggggtcacatcatatCCACTCAAAAGACTTTAACTCAAAACCTGAGCCACGGTCCTCCTCAACCAATCATAACTCACCTTTTTCACCTACCATTGCCAACTGTTTCCACTACTTTAACCTCTTAGACACATAACTCACTCAACATTAATCATCCTCGCCTACCAAAATTAAAAGCCAAGTTACTTTTACCCCACGCAGACCCTTCACATCACCAACCTTTAATTCCGCTCACCTATCCACATTAAATATTCTCTTGCCATTACTCCACGTGAACCTTTGCCATTAAACACTAATTCCACTTTCCAAAATCCATGGGGACCctatacataaaatttcaatcaaCCCTTCTAAAACCCAAAGACTATTGTTGCATCTACCTCACCAAGAGACCCACTTTTTCTTAGGCCCAATTCCTCAAATGTTTTTTTGCCCCAAACAACCATTAATGCTCCCCTTTGCCTATACCCACCAAAGCAACATTTTGATCATCAGTCCAGCTTTGAGGACAAAGTTGTAAGTGAGACGGAAGGTGTTATTAGTTGCCCACTTAAGAGGAAGTCACATTATCCTAAATGGATGAaagattttgttatttattaaaagtgttTTGGGCTTTTCTATTTTGAGTTGCTTGTTGGACTTTTCTTGTAAGCCTTAGTGGGCCTTATGTTGTTATTATTGCATTCATGCCCTAGGTATATGTATCACTCTCATGTATTCTAAAAAGGGCAATGGAGAATTTTATCCTCTCTTTTCTCGTGTGCTTTCTAGATTAGGGTTAATAATAGTAGTCGTTTATCAAATATAACCTATAACTATCATTTTTGAACACCTATAAAAGAAACATTTACCATGTAGAAAATGCTAAGGATAACAAGAACAACTTTTTTACTTTTGCGTGCATtgtaaaaaagaatttaaattctTAGGATATAGTTCACCTACTAGAGATATCTTCATTTATAAACCATTTACTACTGTGAAATTGTATCTCTAGAAGTAAGAAGTACATATTTCACATAATCTTATCAAAGAATAAACCTTGTTTAAGAAACACTTTCTTGTTGTATAGCATGGAATGACTTTATGTACTTTGCCTAAATAGCGCTtatgtgtttgtgcttaaaTCTAGGGTGAGTTTAACATATTACTTAGAGGAGACAATTTCTACTCGAATAGCCAAAAGTAGTTTTCCCTTTTCAATGTGTGCTAAGTGATAATGGACTCTTTAATAGTTTACTAAAAAGAATAGTTGTTATCTAAATTTAGAGTCAATgcatataaaaatatgtatttaatgttatttattcacacatttatttaatttttgtttatctcTTACCAATAAGTTTTTTCATATCaaacttttcaaatttcattgtctttatcctttaaaataatgGTGGACAAGAAATCCAAATTATGAAATCCTATTTATACTAATCCAAATCCATATTATTTATGTCTATTTATGTAGATTTATACCAAATCTAAATCcatatttttggattttgaactcAATCTAACTAACTATATTTAGATTGGAtcactttttgaattttgaaaacccACAATTAAAGTGTGTTAAAGTCAAGCCAAGGCGATTGATGACCAAGTTAAACTTGGGCAACTAAGAACTAGGAAGAGCCAAGGGATTTGAGGCCCCCACCATAGGTCGAGCTGAGTTGGCTTAGACTAAAGGATGAGTTGAGTCAGTCCAGGCCAAAGGTCGAGTCAAGTTGGCTTGAGCTAAAGATTGAGCTAAGTCGGTCTAGGCTGGAGGTTTAAGCTTAGTTCGCACAATCCTAAGTTGACTGAGTTAACTCGAACCTAAGTTGAGTGAGTTGATCCGGACACATGTGTAACCGAGTTGGCATAGGTCCAAGTTGAGCCAAATCAGTTTGGGCATAGGATGACTCAAGTTAGCTCTGGTCGATGTTGAGGTAAGGCGACTTAAATCTAAGGTCAACACAAGTTGGCTTAGGTCTAGGTTAAACCAAGTTGACTTGGGTCTAAGTCAAACTGAGTTGATTTGAATTCAAGTCAAGCTGAGTCGGCTCGATCATGTCTAATGAACCTAATAGTCAAGCATATTAGATTGATCGCATTGGATTTAATCTagtgaaaaaatgaatttcatttagatttaatccaaaaaaaaatctaaatctaATAGAtctagttaaaataaatttggattaTAGATTCAATCTATTTTATTGAATCTAAACTGGATTTTGAAAAATCCAATCTATATCCACCCttagtttaagaaatgaatcCTAAAAATTTCCTAAAAAACAAAGAATTTCAAAACTCCTTGGAAACAAATAATCTAAGTTCTtactataatttattataaacaaccctgcaataaaaatatgaatcaCAGAAAAAGGAACTTAATCTAATGCAAGATATCTCGGATTCCTCTAATGACTTTcttaaaggaaaagaaaacagaaaagtgTAAATGTCTAACTAAcaacaattatatttatgatttgaACAAACAAGTACTTGTAACTCCTAGTACTGAGTTTAACAAAAGTCCAAGTCATTTTTGTACTAactattacaattatttatacGGTATTTCAGtcttattatttgatatttattatatgtaacAATATCAGGGAATACTGGTTTGTATTCATCCTCGATTTCATGATACAATGCAATTGCTTCATGATCTCTTTCTGTGATTTCATGTCCTTCTGTCCATGATTTTGGTCTCGCTCTTTGGAGCCAAAATGCAAACTTAGACGGGTTGAATAAATACTGTATCCTGCATCATTCACACTTACTTATTAGTCAAATTGCAAATGTTGAAAAAAGCACAAGAACTTAAATTCTCCCATGTAGCTGAATGTTTAATAGAACTTGAAATTAAGCACATTTGAATATAAATGTGAAATGCTATGGCCATCACACACTCACCCTAGGAATAATTGTTCCTAAGTAGTGATATTTGCTTTCGGTTGCAGATAAGATTATAGTCTCTGAAGGGAGTTCAACTTTTGCACACTGCATCAAGTCGTTTAGTTAAAATGGTTCTTATATGCTAAACACATGAAAATGATTTTCTTAtgtaaaatttatcattagAATCGATTCCAATATGACTCACCATTTTCTTTTTGCTCAGATGCTCGTACACGTCAAGGTTGTTGAATTCAGTTACGTGAAAGAACACATAATCAATTGCTCCGCCACATATCCTAAGTTTAAACGTTATCAAAATATTCATATGATTCCCTTAGAAAATGAAATGTAAATTAGAAATACAGCAATAACTTTATCTCATAAAATTACTTCAGTGTATAGTTCACAGTCTTTGTGGGTAAGAAGCAGACGATTCGCAGGGTACTCCTCCAATCAGAAGTAAGCCTgcaattacaaaagaaaaatcaataattgcattgaaaaaaaatgttcttagacaaaaaaaaaaaaaaagatggaacAGATAATAATTGATgtaatttgaaatgtaatttCACTCATTCCAAATTAAGTATCATTCTATACACCCAAGTGCTCCTCCACTTATAATGAAATGGAAAAGTATTATCACTTATAGGACTCTCACAAGGGATAAAATcaacttttgattttttatgttttgtttgagATGATCCTTAATGTATATATCAAATGTTCATGACTCTGTATGTGAATGAGACTCAGTGAACATTAATTGTGTAGTCTTTGCACCCATTCTCTTAATATGGTATTTGAGTTCTACAATGAAGAtacattttactatttattaatgCATCTGACTTCAACTGTTCTTtcaataaattaagtttaaacaattatataatatttccattttttttttccttaaaatttCACTAGTGCTTATTTTCGCAAGTGAAAACAAGGAGAATTATAAATTCACTTACGTGACAGGTGATGTTGGTTTCCTCACTGCCTGTTTCACACGAAAAAACAGGGGAAAATTCAGCTAGGTTGTACTGATTTTTCATGATTGTTACAATAAAATAGGAATAGAAACTCTTTCGGAGAAATCTTAAAAATCTGACATACATAGAAAAATGAAGTATATCGTACCTTTGCAACATTAAGAGATTCACGATTCGGATAAACTTTTCCAATCAAACATCCCTGGATGcacaaaaaacatattcattGTAAAAACATCTCTATAAAGTGTAACCAAGATcaccaaatttaatattaaaatgtttctaaatatttacattttcttttacttcCTCAGATATTTAATGGCCATAAATTGtgcacatattatatatatcagACCAATTCaacaaaatccaaaattaatttatctgcAGTGAAGCAATCACAAACACTATCAATCACATAATGTATAAAGTTTATTGAACAACTGTGATCAATCAAATATTCACGCACAAAACATTTTGAAGGTACACATGATGCATATACTTAACATAGGATAGGATAAATTCTTCACTGTTAATGAGCTATAAgagaaaacaatataaatatataacatcgAAGAAAGGTTTTTGAAATGATGATAGTGTTAGTTTACCTCCCATGCACAGACGAAGGCATGAAAATCGGCGAGAGATGGTGGAGGAGGGGAAAGAAGTCCCTGATTAAATCGATGCTTCATTGCAGCAGTTCCTCGTATAGTGATTCCAATCGCTTGGAATTGAAGGGGCTTTGGAAATGGTTGGTGAATGCTGCTGCTACTACCACCACAAGTAAGCATTGGGAAGCTTGGTGATTGAAATTGATTCACTGAGTTTCCTGTTGTGTCAGAGAATATCAGATTACTAAATCCAACTGTGGTGTTATTCATACCACTTGAACAGTTTTCTGAGGTGAGGATTGGATTCACTGCACCCATGTTGCCTCCTACTTCATCTTCTACAGTTGGAGTTGCGTCTTTTCTGACACTATGTGATGGAGTATCTGCTACCATTTCTCTCCGTTCTCCTTCTTCCATCTCTTTAAGAACTCCTAGTAAAACATCATCCAGAGTATTCCTCTCATATGGTTGTAGAAGACCGTCAAAAACATCATTTTCCAGTGGTAAACCATCATCGTCATTGCATAGCTGTTTAAGAAAATCATCAAACATCTCATCTGCTGTTGCTTCTGGTGGAACTGCAGGGGATTCATTGTTTGCATTCTCCTGAACACATAAAGTGTGTCAAAAACACATAGACGAAATTATTCTACCAAAT contains:
- the LOC114174939 gene encoding uncharacterized protein LOC114174939; the protein is MTIGEKATEGDKNGGHENANNESPAVPPEATADEMFDDFLKQLCNDDDGLPLENDVFDGLLQPYERNTLDDVLLGVLKEMEEGERREMVADTPSHSVRKDATPTVEDEVGGNMGAVNPILTSENCSSGMNNTTVGFSNLIFSDTTGNSVNQFQSPSFPMLTCGGSSSSIHQPFPKPLQFQAIGITIRGTAAMKHRFNQGLLSPPPPSLADFHAFVCAWEGCLIGKVYPNRESLNVAKAVRKPTSPVTLTSDWRSTLRIVCFLPTKTVNYTLKICGGAIDYVFFHVTEFNNLDVYEHLSKKKMCAKVELPSETIILSATESKYHYLGTIIPRDTVFIQPV